From a region of the Eulemur rufifrons isolate Redbay chromosome 7, OSU_ERuf_1, whole genome shotgun sequence genome:
- the CLDN17 gene encoding claudin-17, which translates to MAFYPLQIAGLVLGFLGMVGTLATTLLPQWRVSAFVGSNIIVFERLWEGLWMNCIRQAKIRLQCKFYSSLLALPPALETARALMCVAVALSLIALLIGISGMKQVQCTGSNKRVKAYLLGTSGVLFILTGIFVLIPVCWTANIIIRDFYDPAIHVGQKRELGAALFLGWASVAVLFIGGGLLCGFCCCNRKKQRYRYPAPGYHVPHTDKRRNLTMLSKTSTSYV; encoded by the coding sequence ATGGCATTTTATCCCCTGCAAATTGCTGGGTTGGTTCTTGGGTTCCTTGGCATGGTGGGGACTCTTGCCACAACCCTTCTACCTCAGTGGAGAGTATCAGCTTTTGTTGGCAGCAACATTATTGTCTTTGAAAGGCTCTGGGAAGGGCTCTGGATGAACTGCATCCGACAAGCCAAGATCAGGTTGCAGTGCAAGTTCTATAGTTCCTTGTTggctctcccacctgccctggaAACAGCCCGAGCACTCATGTGTGTGGCCGTTGCTCTCTCCTTGATTGCACTCCTTATTGGCATCTCTGGCATGAAGCAGGTCCAGTGCACAGGCTCTAACAAGAGGGTCAAAGCATACCTTCTGGGGACTTCAGGAGTCCTCTTCATCCTGACGGGCATCTTCGTTCTGATTCCAGTGTGCTGGACAGCCAACATCATCATCAGGGATTTCTATGACCCAGCCATCCACGTAGGTCAGAAGAGAGAGCTGGGAGCAGCACTTTTCCTCGGCTGGGCAAGTGTTGCTGTCCTCTTCATCGGAGGGGGTCTGCTGTGTGGGTTCTGCTGCTGCAACAGAAAGAAGCAAAGGTACAGATATCCAGCCCCTGGATACCATGTGCCACACACAGATAAACGAAGGAACCTGACGATGCTTAGCAAGACCTCCACCAGCTATGTCTAA